Proteins encoded in a region of the Quercus lobata isolate SW786 chromosome 8, ValleyOak3.0 Primary Assembly, whole genome shotgun sequence genome:
- the LOC115958193 gene encoding alcohol dehydrogenase-like 6 isoform X2: MSTIDINTIAPRPHVAITCKAAVAWGAGESLVMEQVEVSPPQAMEIRIQVVSTSLCRSDFTAWQSHAIFPRIFGHEASGIVESVGQGVTEFKEGDHVLTVFTGECMQCRQCTSGKSNVCEVLGLERRGVMHSDQKTRFSINGKPIYHYCAVSSFSEYTVVHSGCAVKVSPLAPLEKICLLSCGVAAGLGAAWNVADICKGSTVVIFGLGTLGLSVAQGAKLRGASRIIGVDTNPEKGEIAKAFGITEFLDPNDSNEPIQQVIKRITGGGADYSFECIGMGFDCYSWRTKRKARGDSSLWTISYWKNIKRFSIWWMET; encoded by the exons ATGTCAACCATCGATATCAATACCATCGCTCCTCGTCCTCATGTCGCCATTACATGCAAAG CTGCGGTGGCGTGGGGAGCTGGAGAGTCGTTGGTGATGGAGCAAGTGGAAGTGAGTCCGCCACAAGCCATGGAGATTAGAATTCAAGTTGTCTCCACCTCTCTCTGCCGCAGTGATTTCACTGCTTGGCAGTCCCAT GCTATTTTTCCTCGAATATTTGGCCATGAAGCATCGGG GATTGTCGAGAGTGTGGGGCAAGGAGTGACTGAATTCAAAGAGGGGGACCATGTGCTAACTGTATTTACTGGAGAATGCATGCAATGCAGACAATGTACATCAGGCAAAAGCAACGTCTGTGAAGTTCTGGGGTTGGAAAGAAGAGGTGTGATGCATAGTGATCAGAAGACACGGTTCTCAATAAATGGAAAGCCTATCTATCACTATTGTGCGGTCTCAAGTTTCAGTGAATATACAGTGGTGCACTCTGGATGTGCTGTCAAAGTGAGCCCACTGGCACCTCTGGAGAAAATATGCCTTCTGAGTTGTGGAGTAGCTGCag GTTTGGGTGCAGCTTGGAATGTTGCTGATATATGTAAAGGATCAACTGTGGTGATTTTTGGACTTGGAACATTGGGCCTTTCT GTCGCACAAGGTGCCAAACTTCGGGGGGCATCTCGAATAATTGGTGTGGACACTAATCCTGAGAAGGGTGAAATTG CAAAGGCTTTTGGAATAACAGAGTTTCTTGACCCAAATGACTCTAATGAACCTATTCAACAG GTTATTAAGCGTATCACTGGTGGAGGGGCAGATTACTCGTTTGAATGTATAG GGATGGGGTTTGACTGTTACTCTTGGCGTACCAAAAGAAAAGCCAGAGGTGACAGCTCATTATGGACTATTTCTTACTGGAAGAACATTAAAAGGTTCTCTATTTGGTGGATGGAAACCTAA
- the LOC115958193 gene encoding alcohol dehydrogenase-like 6 isoform X1 — protein MSTIDINTIAPRPHVAITCKAAVAWGAGESLVMEQVEVSPPQAMEIRIQVVSTSLCRSDFTAWQSHAIFPRIFGHEASGIVESVGQGVTEFKEGDHVLTVFTGECMQCRQCTSGKSNVCEVLGLERRGVMHSDQKTRFSINGKPIYHYCAVSSFSEYTVVHSGCAVKVSPLAPLEKICLLSCGVAAGLGAAWNVADICKGSTVVIFGLGTLGLSVAQGAKLRGASRIIGVDTNPEKGEIAKAFGITEFLDPNDSNEPIQQVIKRITGGGADYSFECIGDTGMITTALQSCCDGWGLTVTLGVPKEKPEVTAHYGLFLTGRTLKGSLFGGWKPKSDLPSLVEKYMKKEIQIDEFITHNIPFEDINTAFNLMREGRCLRCVIHMPK, from the exons ATGTCAACCATCGATATCAATACCATCGCTCCTCGTCCTCATGTCGCCATTACATGCAAAG CTGCGGTGGCGTGGGGAGCTGGAGAGTCGTTGGTGATGGAGCAAGTGGAAGTGAGTCCGCCACAAGCCATGGAGATTAGAATTCAAGTTGTCTCCACCTCTCTCTGCCGCAGTGATTTCACTGCTTGGCAGTCCCAT GCTATTTTTCCTCGAATATTTGGCCATGAAGCATCGGG GATTGTCGAGAGTGTGGGGCAAGGAGTGACTGAATTCAAAGAGGGGGACCATGTGCTAACTGTATTTACTGGAGAATGCATGCAATGCAGACAATGTACATCAGGCAAAAGCAACGTCTGTGAAGTTCTGGGGTTGGAAAGAAGAGGTGTGATGCATAGTGATCAGAAGACACGGTTCTCAATAAATGGAAAGCCTATCTATCACTATTGTGCGGTCTCAAGTTTCAGTGAATATACAGTGGTGCACTCTGGATGTGCTGTCAAAGTGAGCCCACTGGCACCTCTGGAGAAAATATGCCTTCTGAGTTGTGGAGTAGCTGCag GTTTGGGTGCAGCTTGGAATGTTGCTGATATATGTAAAGGATCAACTGTGGTGATTTTTGGACTTGGAACATTGGGCCTTTCT GTCGCACAAGGTGCCAAACTTCGGGGGGCATCTCGAATAATTGGTGTGGACACTAATCCTGAGAAGGGTGAAATTG CAAAGGCTTTTGGAATAACAGAGTTTCTTGACCCAAATGACTCTAATGAACCTATTCAACAG GTTATTAAGCGTATCACTGGTGGAGGGGCAGATTACTCGTTTGAATGTATAGGTGATACTGGAATGATAACTACTGCATTGCAGTCATGTTGTGAT GGATGGGGTTTGACTGTTACTCTTGGCGTACCAAAAGAAAAGCCAGAGGTGACAGCTCATTATGGACTATTTCTTACTGGAAGAACATTAAAAGGTTCTCTATTTGGTGGATGGAAACCTAAATCTGATCTGCCCTCATTAGTGGAAAAGTATATGAAGAAG GAAATTCAGATCGATGAATTCATTACTCACAATATTCCATTTGAAGATATCAACACAGCTTTCAATCTCATGAGAGAAGGGAGGTGTTTGCGTTGTGTTATTCACATGCCAAAGTAA
- the LOC115954482 gene encoding F-box protein At3g26010-like has product MEAIFSNDDLAMEILSRFSALQLSRFKCVSKRWKNLISDPSFLRLHHQRSQLRGITTLLIQQRSDITGDRLGCRMSFFTTCGPFSEDDRCVPIMIRDSFPAKGVVIMGSSNGLVCCRSRQTLEQRMLVIFICNPITREWISLRPTNCHVGHIFAFAFYPFGSSSNKASCFKVVSIQRQKYDQNSYSFVIYSSETGKWKTSMEVCHCKDDLNENKYIHIKGRFYWLTKKQRIITFDLEEELSGVIIAPGPMLRYGVRNSDCLGDSDGYLHYACVDESDLRVWMLKDCHKLDWVLKHQLNLDQFRVEGQVMTDYLQFSIRRVGCLPKDDIFAPGYLALGILTFYDEVIYMMRWGRLESYNFRNGVLKRHYMYHAFFLDHYNYVPATVLPYLATLAANGVLKVKQNSIDDLTSVPATVLPCSTTSAMSGLLGLIRSCGFVASNSSSYQGTRKRKRIKPVRSPHL; this is encoded by the coding sequence ACGTTTCAAGTGTGTCTCCAAGAGGTGGAAGAACCTTATATCTGATCCATCCTTCTTACGTCTTCACCACCAAAGGTCCCAACTCAGGGGCATCACAACCCTCCTTATTCAGCAGCGTAGTGATATTACTGGTGATCGTTTAGGATGTAGGATGTCGTTTTTTACTACCTGTGGACCTTTTTCTGAAGACGACCGTTGTGTTCCAATTATGATACGAGATAGTTTTCCTGCAAAAGGAGTTGTCATAATGGGTTCCAGTAATGGACTCGTTTGTTGTAGAAGTCGTCAAACTTTGGAACAACGAATGCTAGTGATCTTCATTTGCAACCCAATTACAAGGGAATGGATTTCCCTTAGACCCACTAATTGCCATGTTGGTCACATCTTTGCATTTGCTTTCTACCCATTTGGCTCTTCATCAAACAAGGCCTCTTGTTTTAAAGTGGTGAGCATTCAGCGTCAAAAATATGACCAGAATTCTTATTCCTTCGTTATTTACTCCTCAGAAACTGGAAAATGGAAAACCTCCATGGAAGTCTGCCACTGCAAGGACGATCTTAACGAGAACAAATATATTCATATCAAAGGAAGGTTTTATTGGTTGACCAAGAAACAGAGAATAATCACTTTTGATCTGGAAGAAGAGCTGTCTGGAGTGATCATAGCACCAGGTCCCATGTTGAGATATGGCGTTCGAAATAGCGATTGCCTTGGGGATTCAGATGGGTATCTTCATTACGCGTGTGTTGATGAGTCTGATCTTAGAGTATGGATGTTAAAAGATTGTCACAAACTTGATTGGGTCCTTAAGCACCAGTTGAATTTAGATCAGTTTCGTGTGGAAGGTCAAGTAATGACTGACTATCTTCAATTCAGTATACGTCGTGTTGGGTGCCTTCCTAAGGATGATATTTTTGCACCTGGTTATTTAGCACTAGGAATTTTGACTTTCTATGATGAGGTTATTTATATGATGAGATGGGGCAGGTTGGAGTCATATAATTTTAGGAACGGAGTCCTAAAACGTCATTATATGTATCATGCCTTTTTTTTGGACCATTATAATTATGTACCTGCGACTGTGCTCCCGTACTTGGCTACCTTGGCAGCAAATGGTGTTCTAAAGGTGAAACAGAACTCCATTGATGATTTGACTTCAGTCCCAGCAACTGTGCTCCCATGTTCAACTACCTCAGCAATGAGTGGCCTTCTCGGGCTAATACGTTCCTGTGGTTTTGTTGCTTCAAATTCTAGTTCTTATCAAGGAAcgcgaaaaagaaaaagaatcaaacCCGTAAGGTCACCACATTTATAA